A stretch of Paenibacillus mucilaginosus 3016 DNA encodes these proteins:
- a CDS encoding TIM-barrel domain-containing protein codes for MRVSRKLVQTIPGDRYVDLVTDVSKYRIYLMNDHVIRIRCTFDEQFAEEASYTLTMTAWEDKMDAMMEDRRRVEALPALYEDRGTHLLLRTNALRVLIHKEPFAIDITDADGRVLHEDLKERSYVKDKQGRLYHYSTMKDEDYYYGFGEKSGHLNKKKRRLRMHNVDTIGYDSEHTDPLYKHIPFYIKFHGPTQAATGLFYHNSHESAFDMGCERSGYWNKYSYFCADGGELDLFFMYGPQIKDVVRYYTDLTGKTILPTQYSLGYMGSTMYYTELDRDSDKAILSFMDRCRAEGIPCDGFFMSSGYTTGEDGKRYVFNWNHDRFPDPQRFIEQMRSKGAALAPNIKPGMLLTHPLYRSFDEAGAYIRDESGEQSQTDRYWGGQASFVDFTNPKGRQLWKEHLIASFIDLGVTAIWNDNNEYEINNPDALCDYEGEKKHISALRPLLPNLMAHTAKEAIAEAAPGTRPYLVSRAGFAGIQRYAQTWAGDNSTSWHSLKFNVPVILGMGLSGVANQGCDIGGFFGPAPEPELFVRWVQNGIFQPRFSIHSCNTDNTVTEPWMYPSCTPYVREAIRLRYRLVPYFYSLLHEASVEGSPVMRPMVYEFQQDPATWEESFDFMLGRSLLVANVLEKGAETRTVYLPEGCEWIDWHTRERYAGGQTIRKPVAIHSIPMFIRSGAIIPLAPHLQNIHQDRVEELHLLIEPSENASFVLYEDDGVTNRYQNGDYLTTTISVETQRNTVISFTKEGAYPSTVKRVVMELVCKHIAPVGVMLQGRKLPMFLDPSKWEAAEEGWYYDLERTSAKIKYKNCESDYEVTVNFDVKDLISI; via the coding sequence ATGAGGGTAAGCCGCAAGTTAGTGCAGACCATACCAGGGGATCGTTATGTGGATCTCGTGACCGATGTATCCAAGTACCGCATCTATCTCATGAATGATCATGTGATTCGGATTCGCTGTACATTCGACGAACAGTTTGCGGAAGAAGCATCGTATACGCTGACCATGACCGCATGGGAGGACAAGATGGATGCGATGATGGAGGACCGCAGGAGAGTGGAGGCTCTCCCGGCTCTCTACGAAGATCGGGGGACCCATCTGCTGCTGCGTACGAATGCACTCCGCGTTCTCATTCATAAAGAGCCTTTTGCTATAGATATCACGGATGCGGATGGCCGAGTGCTTCATGAGGACTTGAAAGAACGTTCATACGTGAAGGATAAGCAGGGCCGATTGTATCACTATTCCACCATGAAGGATGAAGATTACTACTACGGCTTCGGTGAGAAAAGCGGGCATCTGAACAAAAAGAAGAGAAGACTGCGGATGCATAACGTGGATACGATCGGCTACGATTCCGAGCATACGGATCCGCTGTACAAGCACATCCCGTTCTATATCAAGTTTCATGGACCGACGCAGGCCGCGACAGGCTTATTCTATCATAACAGCCATGAGTCCGCCTTCGACATGGGGTGCGAACGAAGCGGATACTGGAACAAATACAGCTATTTTTGCGCGGACGGCGGGGAACTGGATCTCTTCTTCATGTACGGTCCGCAAATCAAAGATGTGGTCCGGTACTACACGGATCTGACGGGTAAAACGATACTGCCGACACAGTATTCGCTGGGCTATATGGGCTCGACCATGTACTACACCGAACTGGACCGGGATTCGGACAAAGCGATTTTGAGCTTTATGGATCGCTGCAGGGCGGAAGGCATCCCCTGCGACGGATTCTTCATGTCTTCAGGCTACACCACGGGGGAGGACGGGAAACGGTATGTCTTTAACTGGAATCATGATCGTTTCCCTGACCCGCAGCGCTTTATCGAACAAATGCGAAGCAAGGGGGCCGCATTGGCTCCCAATATCAAACCGGGCATGCTGCTGACCCACCCGTTGTACCGGTCATTCGACGAGGCGGGTGCTTACATCCGGGATGAGAGCGGGGAGCAGTCCCAGACGGACCGGTATTGGGGAGGGCAAGCTTCTTTCGTGGACTTTACCAATCCCAAGGGCAGACAATTATGGAAAGAGCATCTCATCGCATCGTTTATCGACTTGGGCGTTACTGCCATTTGGAACGACAACAACGAGTATGAAATCAACAATCCGGATGCGTTATGCGACTATGAAGGCGAGAAAAAGCACATCAGCGCCTTACGGCCGCTTCTGCCCAATCTGATGGCCCATACGGCCAAGGAAGCCATCGCCGAGGCTGCGCCGGGTACAAGACCGTATCTCGTGAGCCGTGCCGGATTCGCCGGAATTCAGCGTTATGCCCAAACCTGGGCGGGGGACAACAGCACGAGCTGGCACAGCTTGAAGTTCAATGTTCCCGTCATTCTGGGCATGGGACTGTCCGGTGTGGCGAACCAAGGCTGCGACATCGGCGGCTTCTTCGGTCCCGCTCCGGAACCGGAGCTGTTCGTGCGCTGGGTACAGAACGGGATTTTCCAGCCGAGATTCTCCATTCACTCCTGCAATACCGACAATACCGTTACGGAGCCCTGGATGTATCCTTCCTGCACGCCTTATGTCCGGGAGGCGATCCGGCTTCGGTACCGGCTGGTTCCTTATTTCTATTCCCTGCTGCACGAAGCGTCGGTCGAAGGTTCGCCTGTGATGCGCCCGATGGTATACGAATTCCAGCAGGACCCCGCCACGTGGGAGGAAAGCTTCGATTTCATGCTGGGGCGGTCGCTCCTGGTGGCCAATGTTCTGGAGAAGGGGGCCGAGACGAGAACGGTGTACCTGCCTGAAGGATGCGAATGGATCGACTGGCATACAAGAGAGCGCTATGCCGGAGGACAGACGATCCGGAAGCCGGTTGCTATCCATTCCATTCCCATGTTCATCCGAAGCGGAGCGATTATTCCTCTCGCGCCGCATCTGCAGAACATTCATCAGGACCGGGTGGAAGAGCTGCACCTGCTCATCGAGCCGTCCGAGAATGCAAGCTTCGTGCTGTATGAAGATGATGGGGTAACAAACCGGTATCAGAACGGTGACTATCTGACAACAACGATCTCAGTTGAAACGCAGCGAAATACGGTCATCTCTTTCACGAAAGAAGGAGCTTACCCGAGTACCGTGAAGCGGGTCGTCATGGAACTGGTGTGCAAACACATTGCTCCGGTTGGGGTGATGCTGCAGGGCCGAAAGCTTCCGATGTTTCTTGATCCTTCGAAGTGGGAGGCGGCGGAAGAAGGCTGGTATTACGATCTGGAGCGGACCTCCGCCAAAATCAAATACAAGAACTGCGAATCGGATTATGAAGTAACCGTGAACTTCGATGTGAAGGATCTGATCTCCATCTAA